In one Winogradskyella sp. MH6 genomic region, the following are encoded:
- a CDS encoding ABC transporter permease, protein MLRLLKIEFDKLRYNKASRILILTYFILLVLIALFAVIKFDIGPVKFHLAEMGIFNFPYIWHFNTFVAGLLKFFLLLVIVSMVSNEYSNKTLKQNLIDGLSKKEFILSKFYMVLAFSLISTVFVFLVSLVLGYIYSSYTEPSIVFTDLEYLLAFFVKLVGFFSFGLFLGVLIKRSAFAVATMVVLFLIEFISWSVVSAYNRGTDFADNIYQYMPFKSLWNLIDEPGSRLSAVQALANQIDEDLSYDYAVHWYEIAIVLGWSALFIFLSYQLLKKRDL, encoded by the coding sequence ATGTTAAGATTATTAAAAATAGAATTTGATAAATTAAGATATAATAAAGCAAGTAGAATACTTATACTTACCTACTTCATTTTACTTGTACTAATAGCTCTTTTTGCTGTCATAAAATTTGATATTGGTCCAGTTAAATTTCATTTAGCTGAAATGGGCATTTTTAATTTCCCGTATATCTGGCACTTTAACACATTTGTCGCTGGATTATTAAAGTTTTTCTTGTTGCTGGTTATTGTTTCTATGGTATCTAACGAGTACAGTAACAAAACCTTAAAACAAAACCTCATAGATGGTTTAAGCAAAAAAGAGTTTATACTATCTAAATTTTATATGGTTTTAGCATTCTCGCTAATATCTACAGTTTTTGTATTTCTTGTATCATTAGTTTTAGGTTATATATACTCTAGCTACACAGAACCTTCAATAGTTTTTACAGATTTAGAATATTTACTCGCCTTCTTTGTTAAACTTGTTGGGTTTTTCTCTTTTGGTTTATTTCTAGGAGTTCTAATAAAACGATCTGCATTTGCAGTGGCAACAATGGTTGTCTTATTCTTAATAGAATTTATTAGTTGGAGCGTAGTGTCTGCCTACAATAGAGGTACAGACTTCGCAGACAACATCTACCAATATATGCCTTTTAAATCCTTATGGAATTTAATTGACGAGCCTGGTTCTAGGTTATCAGCAGTACAAGCATTAGCCAATCAGATAGATGAAGATTTATCTTACGATTATGCAGTACATTGGTACGAAATTGCCATCGTATTAGGTTGGTCTGCACTTTTTATCTTTTTATCTTATCAATTGTTAAAAAAGCGAGATTTATAA
- a CDS encoding ABC transporter ATP-binding protein, whose product MEQPILTISNLTKKFGSLTAVKDLSFTINKGNVYGILGPNGSGKSTTLGIVLNVVNKTSGDFKWFNGNTSTHDALKQVGAIIERPNFYPYMTAEQNLKLVCRIKGVDHNKIDEKLEIVGLLERKHHKFKTYSLGMKQRLAIASALLNDPEILILDEPTNGLDPQGIHQIRQIIKDIAAGGTTILLASHLLDEVEKVCSHVVVLRKGEKLYSGRVDEMISSHGFFELKTDKKKELISILESHPNFSRLKIEGELITAFLNEPMSASDFNKMMFDKGIILSHLVKRKESLEEQFLQLTDENEINQEIGKLN is encoded by the coding sequence TTGGAACAACCCATTCTTACAATTAGCAATCTTACTAAAAAGTTCGGTTCACTTACGGCTGTAAAAGATTTAAGCTTCACAATAAATAAAGGCAATGTATATGGCATTTTAGGACCTAATGGAAGTGGTAAATCTACCACTTTAGGCATTGTACTTAATGTTGTGAATAAAACCAGTGGAGACTTTAAATGGTTTAACGGAAACACATCTACGCATGATGCTTTAAAGCAAGTAGGTGCTATTATAGAGCGACCTAATTTTTACCCTTACATGACTGCAGAACAAAACCTAAAATTGGTCTGTAGAATAAAAGGTGTTGACCATAATAAAATTGATGAAAAACTTGAAATAGTAGGTCTTTTAGAAAGAAAACATCATAAGTTTAAGACCTATTCTTTAGGAATGAAACAGCGTTTAGCAATTGCTTCTGCCTTACTTAACGATCCTGAAATATTAATTTTAGATGAACCTACTAACGGTTTAGACCCTCAAGGCATTCATCAAATACGTCAAATCATAAAAGATATAGCGGCTGGTGGCACAACCATTTTATTGGCTTCTCACCTTTTGGACGAAGTAGAAAAAGTATGCTCTCATGTTGTTGTTCTAAGAAAAGGTGAAAAATTATATTCAGGTCGTGTTGATGAAATGATTAGTAGTCATGGCTTTTTTGAATTAAAAACTGACAAAAAGAAAGAGCTTATTTCAATTTTAGAGTCTCATCCAAATTTTAGTAGGCTTAAAATTGAAGGAGAGTTAATAACTGCTTTTTTAAATGAACCTATGTCAGCTTCAGACTTTAATAAAATGATGTTTGATAAAGGCATAATTCTATCTCATTTAGTAAAACGTAAAGAAAGCCTTGAAGAACAATTCTTACAACTAACAGATGAAAATGAGATTAATCAAGAAATAGGAAAATTAAATTAA